In a genomic window of Amphiprion ocellaris isolate individual 3 ecotype Okinawa chromosome 13, ASM2253959v1, whole genome shotgun sequence:
- the lonrf1 gene encoding LON peptidase N-terminal domain and RING finger protein 1, with product MDLLECPLCLFLMCEPVTMSCGHSFCRRCVGGFLPSKCPSCKERLKQKEVKSMKNNVLLISVVEKCCPEEARMKCHIQEKLKANDFSEALRIANEGLRLVPEDQSLKVYRAEANWGLMRFSDALTDLDYLCCLRPIWTEGFFRKGNVLLEMGQQKEALIQFHRCLKLQADFVPAKSQIKKILETEGMAMPEEVPCILQVVSEYLKEPHPITTLSDSQGPTYPEGFKHPHGDKGEGKGKREAHQVKHDTGSECCLSLCQAVSFLPTAEEDEEMMMRKEDGHGRGESNHRREKTLAVLTVSDFECPLCIRLFFEPVTTPCGHTFCKNCIERSLDHNLRCPLCKQPLQEYFRNRKYNPTVLLQDIMTRLFPSQLAERKQIHDAEMAELSNLTKDIPIFVCTVAYPGVPCPLHIFEPRYRLMMRRCMETGTKKFGMCSYEHGKGFADYGCMLEILSLELLPDGRSYVETVGGSRFRVLKRGQRDGYHTADIEYLEDLKVDGSELELLQRLHDSVYQQAQDWYQRLGSRIREHINRQYGTMPDKEENIQASSNGPAWCWWLLSVLQLDPAYQTTVLSLTSLKDRLGHLRLVLEYFSQS from the exons ATGGATCTGCTGGAGTGTCCGCTCTGTCTCTTCCTGATGTGCGAGCCGGTAACCATGTCCTGCGGCCACTCGTTCTGTCGGAGGTGCGTGGGGGGCTTCCTCCCGTCCAAATGCCCATCGTGCAAAGAGAggttaaaacaaaaagaggtgAAAAGCATGAAGAACAACGTGCTGCTCATCAGTGTCGTGGAGAAGTGCTGCCCCGAGGAGGCAAGGATGAAGTGCCATATTCAGGAGAAACTCAAAGCCAACGACTTCTCCGAAGCTTTACGCATCGCGAACGAGGGGCTGCGCTTAG tCCCAGAGGATCAAAGCTTGAAGGTGTACAGAGCTGAAGCAAACTGGGGCTTGATGCGTTTCTCTGATGCTCTGACAGACCTTGACTACCTCTGCTGCCTTCGTCCCATCTGGACAGAG GGCTTCTTTCGTAAAGGGAACGTCCTGCTGGAAATGGGTCAGCAGAAAGAAGCTCTCATCCAGTTCCACCGTTGCCTAAAACTTCAAGCTGACTTTGTTCCTGCGAAGAGCCAGATCAAGAAG ATCCTGGAGACTGAGGGAATGGCAATGCCAGAAGAGGTGCCCTGCATTTTGCAGGTGGTGTCTGAATACCTGAAAGAGCCGCATCCCATCACCACCCTCAGCGACTCCCAGGGGCCAACTTATCCCGAGGGCTTCAAACATCCACACGGAGATAAGGGAGAGggaaaaggaaagagagaggcACACCAG GTGAAGCATGACACAGGTTCTGAGTGCTGCCTCAGCCTCTGCCAAGCTGTTTCCTTCCTCCCTACTGCTGAAGAGGACGAAGagatgatgatgaggaaggAAGATGGGCATGGCAGAG GTGAAAGTAACCACCGCCGGGAGAAAACTCTGGCTGTTCTCACTGTGTCGGACTTTGAGTGCCCTCTGTGCATTAG GTTGTTTTTTGAGCCGGTCACGACTCCTTGTGGTCATACTTTCTGCAAAAACTGCATAGAGAGGAGTCTTGACCACAACCTCCGCTGTCCACTCTGCAAACAGCCACTACAAGAG TACTTCAGAAACAGGAAGTACAACCCCACAGTTCTGCTTCAGGACATCATGACCCGACTTTTTCCCTCTCAGTTGGCTGAGAGGAAGCAGATCCATGATGCAGAGATGGCTGAACTGTCCAA tctcACTAAGGACATCCCTATATTTGTCTGCACGGTGGCGTACCCCGGAGTACCCTGCCCGCTGCACATCTTTGAACCTCGATACCGGCTGATGATGCGTCGCTGCATGGAGACCGGCACCAAGAAGTTTGGCATGTGCAGCTATGAGCATGGCAAAGG GTTTGCAGACTATGGATGTATGTTGGAGATCCTCAGTCTGGAGCTGCTGCCTGATGGACGCTCCTATGTGGAAACAGTGGGTGGCAGCAGATTCAGGGTGCTAAAGAGGGGTCAGAGAGATGGCTACCACACCGCTGATATAGAGTACCTGGAGGACCTTAAG GTTGATGGTAGTGAGCTGGAGCTTTTACAGCGTCTCCATGACAGCGTGTACCAGCAGGCCCAGGATTGGTACCAGCGCCTCGGCAGCCGCATCCGCGAGCACATCAACAGACAATACGGCACAATGCCAGATAAGGAGGAAAACATTCAG GCTTCGTCCAACGGTCCAGCGTGGTGCTGGTGGCTGCTATCTGTCCTCCAGCTGGACCCTGCTTATCAAACCACTGTCCTGTCCCTGACCTCACTCAAAGACCGGTTGGGACACCTTCGCCTCGTCCTTGAGTACTTCTCTCAGAGCTAG